The Bombus vancouverensis nearcticus chromosome 2, iyBomVanc1_principal, whole genome shotgun sequence genome window below encodes:
- the LOC117166270 gene encoding uncharacterized protein LOC117166270: MSKQITPEGVIRFTWFSVALSFCWPLSDDSSRSRVLGFRILQISAVVNAFLMLVTSIYSFFLNLDNMTALFRCIFQVIYTAQLILQTFICWKKRNSLQRIIREMMKCINEAKQYERKIFDAYIAKCNILYGSYVVILYIAALCFTLGTLFLSSALPLSIEYPFPINYTAVSLVINLHYIILFITCAAHVCMCVFGALLLWFTAARFECLAVEFEATTNVSMLIYCIKKQLYLRRYAEEVVGCFRFMVFYFLSLATFFVTGLGIILVIDTPTITRMEFVSHSSFSLMHVYMYAWPADLVQDISENASRSAYDMKWYEQSLEMRKYILNVLVYQKPVTLSVGCLMPELTLRFFCSFMSNALSFCTGLRAMVQDEPE, encoded by the exons ATGTCGAAACAAATAACACCTGAGGGGGTAATTCGCTTTACTTGGTTCAGCGTAGCTTTGAGCTTTTGTTGGCCGCTTTCCGATGACAGTAGCAGAAGTCGAGTCCTTGGTTTTAGAATTTTACAAATCAGTGCCGTTGTCAACGCCTTTCTCATGCTCGTGACTTCGATATATTCGTTTTTCTTAAACCTCGATAATATGACTGCTCTTTTTAGATGTATCTTCCAGGTGATATATACCGCGCAACTTATTCTTCAGACTTTCATATGCTGGAAGAAGCGCAACTCTTTGCAA CGTATAATTCGGGAAATGATGAAATGTATTAACGAGGCAAAGCAGTACGAAAGAAAGATTTTCGACGCGTATATTGCGAAATGCAACATTCTTTACGGCAGTTATGTAGTCATTCTATATATAGCTGCACTCTGTTTTACGCTTGGAACTTTATTCCTGTCGTCTGCACTTCCATTGAGTATAGAATATCCGTTTCCAATTAATTATACGGCAGTAAGCCTTGTCATCAACCTACATTACATTATCCTTTTTATCACATGCGCTGCACATGTATGCATGTGCGTATTTGGTGCGCTTTTACTGTGGTTCACAGCCGCAAGGTTCGAATGTTTGGCTGTGGAATTCGAGGCGACTACAAATGTTTCTATGTTGATCTATTGTATTAAAAAACAATTATATTTAAGGAG ATACGCAGAAGAGGTGGTCGGCTGTTTTCGCTTCatggtattttattttttgtcatTAGCAACATTTTTCGTGACAGGATTGGGAATTATATTAGTTATA GATACTCCAACAATTACGAGGATGGAATTCGTGAGTCACAGTTCATTCTCTCTCATGCACGTCTACATGTATGCGTGGCCAGCTGATTTAGTACAGGATATA AGCGAAAACGCTTCGAGAAGTGCATATGATATGAAATGGTATGAACAGTCTTTAGAAATGCGGAAGTATATACTGAACGTATTGGTTTATCAGAAGCCAGTAACACTTAGTGTCGGTTGTTTAATGCCAGAGCTTACCTTGCGTTTTTTTTGTTCG TTTATGTCCAACGCCCTGTCCTTCTGTACCGGTTTGCGTGCTATGGTACAAGACGAGCCAGAATAA
- the LOC117166251 gene encoding protein zer-1 homolog, which translates to MADLDDLFHLDQYIGPESLAELCFQVICKNLDIISVKDKCEYRNLLKGVVFPSEICDKLIEYVLRNDINEDHDCFFTIFKNVWITKLKRVKVVGSNITDDSVQILANHKLVRLELTDCPNLTDRSIDYINANAENLHTLVCRGSSGIIPEKLTAYQKQGHVFKIPNLRTLAIEYVQICALDYNILLGGLTNLTNLDLSNSSDMGTFDYFHLVPNLVSLVLYNVRIISQAQAFVTNICHLKHLRHLDISQIHPEDGIFANPNTILSDIVNGLPQLTSLDISGTNLAGIEIVDRRIQTVENSFYSDIYNNNLCDIPGLISRVDRPLQFLGLYGANDAPCRRRNIPAKLIAGNANEDQILVAAHVYMNNREDLMLKVISDLYHMYRYENCHRMDQALCAVLEAMEKYPTLKDIQISGSAALFYIVKMKEKGELEARLKRRIVRTLLVGMSIHKNEETMMRNGCLTLYQFRLPQDVMSHYETLVKLLLHLAKHAQQESYVQRIGIFLLNTLACQVTGREKRLLGDLGCIKTMLELIKYRVESRTFDDVMEVAWSTMWNVTDETPINCQRFFEENGMLLFYRCVMQYSRKEELLKNMMGLLGNVAEVQSLRVHLMQLPYMVVFTNLIRTVRESIEVPYNAVGILAHIASDGVEAWTIEKPSRNVVLELMVEAIERWDISSERNINYRSFLPLLRLVDIYHTPQCQHWAVWALANLTTVYPHKYCILVIREGGIEKLNTLISDPRPYERIKELAHIVIENCSRYSSNSNDMNVHSPLDEDYIYSSDG; encoded by the exons ATGGCGGATTTGGATGACTTATTTCATTTAGATCAATACATAGGTCCAGAATCTCTTGCAGAATTATGTTTCCAAGTAATCTGCAAAAATTTAGACATTATCTCAGTAAAGGATAAGTGTGAATATCGAAATCTTTTAAAAGGAGTGGTTTTCCCAAGCGAAATATGCGATAAACTTATTGAATACGTTTTACGAAACGATATAAACGAAGATCATGACTGTTTCTTTACGATTTTCAAAAATGTATGGATAACCAAACTTAAACGTGTCAAAGTTGTAGGATCCAATATAACCGATGATTCAGTACAGATCCTTGCAAATCACAAACTTGTAAGATTAGAACTTACAGATTGTCCCAATTTAACAGACCGATCTATTGATTACATAAATGCAAATGCAGAAAATTTGCATACTTTAGTATGCCGTGGTAGTTCTGGAATTATTCCggaaaaacttacag CATACCAGAAACAAGGACATGTATTTAAAATACCAAATCTACGGACCTTGGCTATAGAATATGTTCAAATTTGTGCCTTGGATTATAACATACTCTTGGGTGGATTaacaaatttaacaaatttagaTTTGTCCAATAGTTCTGATATGGGCACCTTTGATTATTTTCATTTGGTTCCTAATTTAGTATCCTTAGTTTTATATAATGTTAGAATTATTTCTCAAGCACAAGCCTTTGTTACCAATATCTGTCACTTGAAACATTTAag gCATTTGGATATCTCTCAAATCCATCCAGAAGATGGAATATTTGCAAATCCTAATACAATCTTATCTGATATAGTAAATGGTTTGCCTCAACTAACTTCTTTAGATATTAGTGGGACAAATTTAGCAGGAATAGAAATTGTAGATCGTAGAATACAAACAGTTGAAAATTCTTTCTATTctgacatatataataataatctttgtGATATACCAGGTCTTATTTCAAGAGTGGATAGACCTTTACAGTTTTTAGGACTTTATGGAGCAAATGATGCACCTTGCAGGCGACGTAATATTCCAGCAAAATTG ATTGCAGGAAATGCAAATGAAGATCAAATATTGGTTGCAGCTCACGTTTATATGAATAATAGAGAAGATCTAATGTTAAAAGTAATAAGTGATTTATATCATATGTACAGATATGAAAATTGTCATAGGATGGATCAAGCACTTTGCGCAGTATTAGAAGCAATGGAGAAATATCCTACTCTGAAAGATATACAAATATCTGGAag TGCAGCACTGTTTTATattgtaaaaatgaaagaaaaaggcGAACTTGAAGCAAGATTAAAAAGGAGAATTGTTCGCACACTTCTTGTTGGAATGAGTATTCataaaaatgaagaaactaTGATGCGTAATGGTTGCCTAACATTATACCAATTCCGATTGCCACAAGATGTG ATGTCACACTATGAAACATTGGTAAAACTACTTTTGCATTTAGCTAAACATGCACAACAGGAAAGTTATGTTCAAcgtattggaatatttcttttaaatactTTGGCATGTCAAGTAACAGGCAGAGAAAAGCGTTTATTAGGCGATCTAGGTTGCATAAAAACAATGCTTGAACTAATTAAATACAGAGTTGAATCTAGAACATTTGATGATGTTATGGAAGTAGCTTGGTCAACTATGTGGAATGTAACTGATGAAACTCCTATAAATTGTCAACGATTTTTTGAAGAAAATGGCATGCTATTATTCTATAGATGTGTGATG CAATACTCTCGCaaagaagaattattaaaaaatatgatgGGTTTACTTGGTAATGTAGCCGAAGTACAAAGTCTTAGAGTGCATCTAATGCAACTACCATACATGGTAGTTTTCACAAATTTAATACGTACTGTCAGAGAAAGCATTGAG GTACCATATAATGCAGTCGGGATATTAGCTCACATAGCATCTGATGGTGTTGAAGCATGGACAATAGAAAAACCTAGTcgaaatgtagttcttgaactTATGGTTGAAGCTATTGAACGATGGGATATATCATCAGAACGTAATATTAATTACCGCTCATTTCTACCACTATTACGTTTGGTAGATATTTATCATACACCACAATGTCAACATTGGGCGGTTTGGGCTCTTGCTAATCTTACAACTGTTTATC CCCATAAATATTGCATATTAGTTATTCGAGAAGGAggaattgagaaattgaatacTTTAATCTCAGATCCAAGACCATATGAGCGTATAAAAGAACTTGCCCATATTGTAATTGAAAATTGTAGTCGTTATAGTAGCAACTCCAATGACATGAATGTTCATTCCCCTTTAGATGAAGACTATATATATAGCTCAGATGGTTGA
- the Gat-1B gene encoding GABA neurotransmitter transporter-1B, which produces MPSSGSSKVPKVDRSTSPLPCRPVNPVQELKALFAEPPLRVSNGGKEQDFRFEAIQCLQSSAFKETKILPDRGMWNSKIEFILSVVGLAIGLGNLWRFPYLCYKNGGGAFMVPYFIALALAGVPMFLMELSLGQMMTIGGLGVFKIAPIFKGIGYATCVLSCWTNVYYIIILAWALFYFLVSLRIDVPWRTCGNPWNTRYCLTSSERLEALCWPEEEDTICSTSIGNLSHTLLNDPVKEFWERRTLQISDGIENIGSIRWELAGTLAIVWIMCYFCIWKGVKWTGKVVYFTSLFPYALLAVLLVRGLSLPGAIEGLKYYATPNLSKLSDPEVWIDAVTQIFFSYALGLGALVALGSYNKFNNNVYKDALIVCTVNSCTSMLSGIVIFSVVGFMAHEQQKPVADVAASGPGLAFLVYPSAVLELPGSSIWSCLFFFMLILIGLDSQFCTVEGFITAAVDEWPRLLRKRKELFIAIVCFISYLIGLSCVTEGGMYVFQLLDSYAISGFCLLFLIFFECIAVSWAFGVNRFYDGIRDMIGYYPCYWWKICWTFTTPAVCVGVFAFNIIKFVPVKYLTYEYPWWSHVLGWLCGLSSMLCIPGYMIYIWFTTSGTVSEKFRKLVRIEDDVATLRLKLNPKKAASIGVDLEL; this is translated from the exons ATGCCTTCGAGCGGGTCTTCTAAGGTACCCAAGGTAGATAGGTCCACTAGTCCTCTGCCATGTAGGCCAGTGAATCCTGTTCAAGAATTAAAAGCTCTGTTTGCTGAACCACCCTTAAGAGTCTCAAATGGCGGTAAAGAGCAAGATTTTCGTTTTGAGGCGATTCAATGCTTGCAATCTTCGGCTTTTAAAGAAACCAAAATATTGCCGGATCGAGGAATGTGGAACAGTAAG ATCGAATTTATCCTATCCGTAGTAGGATTGGCCATAGGATTAGGAAATTTATGGCGATTTCCTTACCTCTGCTATAAAAATGGCGGTGGTGCTTTTATGGTTCCCTATTTTATCGCTCTTGCACTTGCCGGAGTACCCATGTTCCTAATGGAGTTATCATTAGGACAGATGATGACTATAGGAGGATTAGGTGTCTTTAAGATAGCTCCGATTTTCAAAG GCATTGGATACGCCACTTGTGTACTTTCCTGTTGGACTAACGTATACTATATCATTATATTGGCATGGGCACTTTTTTACTTTTTGGTTTCTTTACGAATTG ATGTGCCATGGAGAACATGCGGCAATCCTTGGAATACACGTTACTGTCTCACATCTTCAGAACGTTTAGAGGCGTTATGTTGGCCCGAAGAAGAAGATACGATATGTTCTACTTCGATTGGTAATTTAAGCCACACTTTACTGAACGATCCAGTGAAAGAATTTTGGGA GAGGCGTACTCTTCAAATTTCTGATGGTATAGAAAACATAGGTTCAATAAGATGGGAACTAGCAGGTACATTGGCTATCGTGTGGATCATGTGTTATTTTTGTATTTGGAAAGGTGTGAAGTGGACTGGAAAA GTTGTGTACTTTACATCATTATTTCCATATGCATTGTTAGCAGTTTTATTGGTCAGGGGATTAAGCCTACCAGGGGCAATAGAAGGCTTAAAATATTATGCAACGCCAAATCTTTCAAAACTCAGTGATCCCGAG GTATGGATAGATGCGGTGactcaaatatttttttcttatgcGTTGGGTCTAGGTGCATTGGTTGCTCTTGGAAGttacaataaatttaataataatgtttATAA GGATGCGTTAATTGTTTGTACAGTGAATTCATGTACTAGTATGCTTAGTGGTATTGTTATATTTTCTGTTGTTGGTTTCATGGCTCACGAACAACAAAAACCTGTGGCGGACGTGGCAGCTTCTG GCCCAGGTTTAGCTTTTCTGGTTTATCCTTCCGCAGTTCTAGAATTACCAGGATCATCAATTTGGTCTTGTTTATTCTTTTTTATGCTTATCCTTATTGGCTTGGACAGTCag TTTTGTACAGTTGAAGGCTTTATAACAGCCGCGGTAGATGAATGGCCGCGTCTTctcagaaaaagaaaagaattattcaTAGCAATCGTCTGTTTTATCTCGTATCTTATTGGTCTTTCTTGCGTTACTGAA GGAGGAATGTATGTCTTTCAACTCTTGGATTCGTATGCCATTAGTGGATTTTGCCtcctgtttttaatattctttgaaTGCATTGCCGTCTCGTGGGCATTCGGTGTAAATCGTTTCTACGATGGAATTCGTGATATGATTGGTTATTATCCATGTTACTGGTGGAAAATATGTTGGACCTTCACTACTCCTGCTGTTTGTGTG GGCGTTTTTGCTTTTAACATAATTAAATTCGTTCCCGTAAAATATCTTACGTATGAATATCCATGGTGGAGTCACGTGTTAGGATGGCTTTGTGGTCTTTCTTCAATGTTATGTATTCCTGGATATATGATTTATATTTGGTTTACAACATCTGGAACTGTCTCTGAG aaATTCCGAAAATTGGTAAGAATAGAAGACGATGTTGCCACTTTACGATTGAAATTAAATCCCAAAAAAGCTGCCAGTATCGGTGTAGATCTCGAACTATAA
- the LOC117166264 gene encoding male-enhanced antigen 1 yields MSPDPTQEPIEESLNIPNLPLDRGMNASDSEDDDIGMAGYIPLSQVPTDSDPMLYDDEDDEWITNAAETNQTLISPILESQNDCMSETIEVWSSPHNRSNIDMDADKINQVKSMMASFTLPVTAIPEWAKAISEEQWKEQLIGRIKEMQNREK; encoded by the exons ATGTCTCCTGACCCTACACAAGAACCCATCGAGGAATCATTAAATATACCAAATTTACCTCTTGATAGAGGAATGAATGCATCGGATAGTGAAGATGATGATATAGGAATGGCAGGATATATACCACTATCTCAGGTTCCTACTGACAGTGATCCAATGTTGTATGATGACGAA GATGATGAATGGATAACTAACGCAGCTGAAACTAATCAAACATTGATATCCCCAATATTGGAATCACAGAAT GACTGTATGTCAGAAACAATAGAAGTTTGGTCATCTCCTCACAATCGATCTAACATAGATATGGATGCAGATAAAATCAATCAAGTGAAATCTATGATGGCATCTTTTACTTTACCAGTTACAGCAATTCCAGAATGGGCAAAAGCTATATCAGAAGAACAATGGAAGGAACAACTTATTGGACGTATTAAAGAAATgcaaaatagagaaaaataa
- the RnrL gene encoding ribonucleoside diphosphate reductase large subunit: protein MVGKGKMYVIKRDGRKEDVHFDKITSRIQKLCYNLDMDYVDPSAITFRVISGLYSGVTTVELDNLAAETAATMTTKHPDYAILAARIAISNLHKETKKSFSEVIHNLYNVKEHYTNEVRPVISEKYYNIIQNNANKLNSAIIYDRDFSYNYFGFKTLERSYLLKIQGKVVERPQHMLMRVAVAIHGEDIDKAIETYNFLSERYFTHASPSLFFACTRQQQMSSCFLLTMSDDSIDGIYDTLKRCALISKSAGGIGLNVHCIRARGTPIAGTLGVSNGLIPMLRVYNNTARYVDQGGNKRPGAFAIYLEPWHADIFEFLDLKKNIGKEENRARELFYALWIPDLFMKRVLDNGVWSLMCPHESPGLPDVWGDEFEALYTRYENEKRYKRQIQARNLWTAILVSQVETGTPYMLYKDHCNRKSNHQNLGTIKSSNLCTEIVQYSSPDEIAVCNLASIAVNMFVNSSNQTFDFEKLRKVTKIVTCNLDKIIDVNYYPVHEAKTSNFKHRPIGIGIQGLADAFLLMRYPFESEEAQKLNIQIFETLYYGALEASCELAAEKGTYETYEGSPVSKGILQYDMWNVTPTNLWNWTILKEKIAKHGVRNSLLIAPMPTASTAQILGNNESIEPYTSNIYARRVLSGEFQVVNPHLLRDLTERDLWDEDMKNEIIANNGSVQNIERIPNDLKMLYKTVWEIPQKVILKMAADRGAFIDQSQSMNVHMAKPTTEKLTSMHFYGWKMGLKTGMYYLRTKPAVNALQFTVDKSKLRNTISATSNQSVNSESSNESNNEELIEVFACSRENGDACMACGS, encoded by the exons ATGGTTGGAAAAGGAAAGATGTATGTGATAAAACGCG ATGGACGTAAAGAAGATGTTCATTTTGACAAAATAACATCCAGGATTCAAAAGTTATGCTACAATTTAGATATGGATTATGTGGATCCT TCTGCAATTACTTTCCGTGTTATCAGTGGTTTATATTCAGGTGTAACCACCGTTGAATTAGACAATCTTGCAGCTGAAACTGCTGCAACTATGACTACTAAACATCCAGATTATGCGATATTAGCTGCAAGAATTGCAATATCTAATCTTcataaagaaacaaagaaaagttTTAGTG AAGTAATACATAACTTATATAATGTAAAGGAACATTATACAAATGAAGTTAGGCCTGTTATTAGTGAGAAATATTACAATATCATACAAAATAATGCAAATAAGTTAAATTCTGCAATAATTTATGATAGAGACTTTAGTTATAATTACTTTGGTTTTAAGACACTTGAAAgaagttatttattaaaaatacaagggaaagttgttgaAAGACCACAACACATGTTAATGAGAGTTGCAGTTGCCATTCATGGTGAAGATATTGATAAAGCTATAgaaacttacaattttttatcaGAACGTTATTTTACACATGCATCTCCATCACTTTTTTTTGCCTGTACTAGGCAACAGCAAATGTCTAG TTGTTTTTTACTAACAATGAGTGATGATAGCATAGATGGAATTTATGATACATTAAAAAGATGTGCACTTATTAGCAAATCAGCTGGTGGTATTGGACTTAATGTACATTGTATTCGAGCAAGAGGCACACCAATAGCTGGTACACTTGGTGTATCTAATGGTTTAATTCCAATGCTCAGAGTATACAATAATACAGCTCGATATGTTGATCAAGGAGGAAATAAAAGACCAGGAGCATTTGCTATATATTTAGAACCATGGCATGCAGATATCTTTGAATTTTTAGATCTTAAAAAGAATATTG GTAAAGAAGAAAATAGAGCAAGAGAATTATTCTATGCTTTATGGATACCTGATCTTTTTATGAAACGAGTTTTGGATAATGGTGTATGGTCTTTAATGTGTCCACATGAATCTCCTGGTCTACCTGATGTTTGGGGCGATGAATTTGAAGCTCTCTATACAcg atatgAGAATGAGAAAAGATATAAACGTCAGATTCAAGCGAGAAATTTATGGACAGCTATTCTTGTTTCTCAAGTTGAAACAGGAACTCCTTACATGCTTTATAAAGATCATTGTAATCGTAAATCAAATCATCAAAATTTAGGGACAATCAAAAGCAGTAATTTGTGTACAGAAATCGTACAATATTCCAGTCCAGATGAAATCGCTGTATGCAATTTAGCTTCAATCGCAGTGAACATGTTTGTAAACTCCAGTAATCAGACATTTGATTTTGAAAAACTGCGAAAAGTAACAAAAATTGTTACTTGTAATTTAGACAAAATTATCGATGTGAATTATTATCCGGTTCATGAAGCAAAAACATCAAATTTTAAACATAGGCCTATAG GGATTGGAATTCAGGGTCTTGCAGATGCATTCCTTTTAATGCGATATCCGTTTGAAAGTGAGGAAGCACAAAAACTTAATATCCAAATATTTGAGACACTATATTATGGTGCATTAGAGGCTAGTTGCGAACTTGCTGCAGAGAAAGGTACATATGAAACCTATGAAGGTAGTCCAGTTAGCAAAGGA ATTTTACAATATGATATGTGGAATGTTACTCCAACTAATTTATGGAACTGGACAATTCTGAAAGAAAAAATTGCTAAACATGGAGTTAGAAATTCTTTATTAATCGCCCCTATGCCAACGGCATCTACTGCACAAATCTTAGGAAATAATGAATCTATAGAACCATATACCAGTAATATTTATGCAAGAAGAGTTTTGTCTGGAGAGTTTCAAGTCGTAAATCCTCATTTATTACGAGATCTGACTGAAAGAGATCTTTGGGATGAGgatatgaaaaatgaaattatagcaAATAATGGTTCTGTACAG AATATCGAACGTATACCAAATGATTTAAAAATGCTTTATAAAACCGTTTGGGAAATACCACAGAAGGTAATATTAAAAATGGCAGCAGATCGTGGTGCATTTATAGATCAGTCACAGTCAATGAATGTTCATATGGCTAAACCAACAACAGAAAAACTGACTTCAATGCATTTTTATGGCTGGAAGATG GGTTTAAAGACTGGTATGTATTATTTAAGAACGAAACCAGCAGTAAATGCCCTACAATTCACGGTTGATAAGTCAAAATTACGAAATACAATCAGTGCTACTTCTAATCAATCTGTTAATTCTGAAAGTAGCAATGAAAGTAACAATGAGGAACTCATAGAAGTATTCGCATGCTCTCGTGAAAATGGAGATGCGTGCATGGCCTGTGGATCATAG